The proteins below come from a single Phycisphaeraceae bacterium genomic window:
- a CDS encoding HAD-IIB family hydrolase, which produces MPPGPAYDILALDLDGTLLAPDGTVSQPNRDAVRAARAAGIAILPCTGRGFNECRHVLAAIEHTGPVAVAGGAMLVDAASGTTLHRFAMNPAIVARAAEAIVAAGHAALVHKDRHAAGYDYLVVNGHDQRALDPVSVWWFETLRITTRTVATLEGDEHPQLSVRVGLVADAADSLRLMMTLREQLDQSAIMHSFAAVVGSGTRRDVHVLEIFDARAHKWSAVEWFIADIAARMPTAPARNGSGPRVAAIGDHINDLTMLRAADLGIAMGNADPAARDAADVVTLSNTDDGVAHAIGQILTGAW; this is translated from the coding sequence ATGCCCCCCGGCCCCGCCTACGACATCCTCGCCCTCGATCTCGACGGCACCCTGCTCGCGCCCGACGGCACCGTCAGTCAGCCCAACCGCGACGCCGTCCGTGCTGCCCGCGCCGCCGGCATCGCGATCCTGCCCTGCACCGGACGCGGCTTCAACGAATGCCGCCATGTCCTCGCCGCCATCGAGCACACCGGACCCGTCGCCGTCGCGGGCGGAGCCATGCTCGTCGATGCGGCCAGCGGCACAACCCTTCATCGCTTTGCCATGAACCCGGCCATCGTCGCCCGCGCCGCCGAGGCCATCGTCGCCGCCGGGCACGCGGCTCTGGTCCACAAGGATCGGCATGCGGCCGGCTATGACTATCTCGTGGTCAACGGCCACGACCAGCGCGCGCTCGACCCGGTCAGCGTCTGGTGGTTCGAGACGCTGCGGATCACCACCCGCACCGTCGCCACACTCGAAGGCGACGAGCACCCCCAGCTGAGCGTGCGCGTGGGCCTCGTGGCCGACGCCGCCGACAGCCTGCGCCTGATGATGACCCTGCGCGAGCAGCTCGACCAGAGCGCGATCATGCACTCGTTCGCCGCCGTCGTCGGCAGCGGCACCCGGCGCGACGTGCACGTGCTGGAAATCTTCGACGCCCGGGCCCACAAGTGGTCGGCCGTCGAGTGGTTCATCGCCGACATCGCAGCGCGCATGCCCACAGCGCCCGCCCGCAACGGCTCGGGCCCGCGCGTGGCCGCCATCGGCGATCACATCAACGACCTGACCATGCTGCGGGCCGCCGACCTGGGCATCGCGATGGGCAACGCCGACCCGGCGGCACGCGACGCGGCCGATGTCGTCACCCTCTCCAACACCGACGACGGCGTGGCCCACGCCATCGGACAGATCCTCACGGGCGCGTGGTAG
- the rsmA gene encoding ribosomal RNA small subunit methyltransferase A: MQTASQIKAMLQARGLRPRKALGQNFLIDQNLIRKLVEASGAGAGDTVLEVGPGTGTLTEVLLERGCRVIACELDRDLCALLRERLGANPNFSLIEGDCLAGKRALSPHLEAALGDGPFSLVANLPYGAATPLLLILLTRRPACSAMHVTIQREVAQRLAAAPGTEAYGSISVIAAAAATIQTIATLPPECFWPRPGVESAMISIRRTNPEVVAGTIDLPHLADLCQTLFTQRRKYIRAACRNLDLTLPEGVDPTRRVCEMTLADFIALAQAAKI; the protein is encoded by the coding sequence GTGCAGACCGCCAGCCAGATCAAGGCCATGCTCCAAGCACGCGGGCTGCGGCCGCGCAAAGCCCTCGGGCAGAACTTCCTGATCGATCAGAACCTGATCCGCAAACTCGTCGAGGCAAGCGGGGCTGGAGCGGGCGACACCGTCCTCGAAGTCGGGCCCGGCACCGGCACGCTCACCGAAGTTCTGCTCGAACGCGGCTGCCGTGTCATCGCGTGCGAACTCGATCGAGACCTGTGCGCCCTGCTGCGCGAACGCCTCGGGGCCAACCCCAACTTTTCGCTCATCGAGGGCGACTGCCTGGCGGGCAAGCGAGCGCTCTCGCCGCACCTGGAAGCCGCGCTGGGCGATGGGCCCTTTTCGCTGGTGGCCAACCTGCCCTACGGTGCCGCGACGCCCCTGCTGCTGATCCTGCTCACACGCCGGCCAGCGTGCAGCGCGATGCATGTGACGATCCAGCGCGAAGTCGCCCAGCGCCTGGCTGCCGCGCCGGGCACCGAGGCCTACGGCTCGATCAGCGTCATCGCCGCCGCCGCTGCCACCATCCAAACCATCGCAACGCTCCCACCCGAGTGCTTCTGGCCCCGGCCCGGTGTCGAGAGCGCGATGATCTCCATCCGCCGCACCAATCCCGAGGTTGTCGCGGGCACCATTGACCTGCCGCACCTGGCCGATCTCTGCCAGACGCTCTTCACCCAGCGGCGCAAATACATCCGCGCGGCCTGCCGCAACCTCGACCTGACCCTGCCTGAGGGGGTTGACCCCACCCGGCGCGTGTGCGAAATGACACTCGCCGACTTCATCGCGCTGGCACAGGCCGCCAAAATCTGA